One window of Papaver somniferum cultivar HN1 chromosome 9, ASM357369v1, whole genome shotgun sequence genomic DNA carries:
- the LOC113310629 gene encoding TSL-kinase interacting protein 1-like yields MDMDMEFEEGVLSEGFFQSQSLLIKEAEAAADAATSPTSCIVDPQKRVRSKAVKRPTRQWAAWTHEEERSFFTALRQVGKNFEKITSRVQSKNKDQVRHYYYRLVRRMNKLLGPDFILDARNFKETNGAMLRWSALLEKYNCKASKLHLKPRRFKIIIEALEQQLLKDRKKYVKKRRTKVEKCSTTTPDIVSVPNKAPAADTGAVKVVAVDSQNVPKGGSGRGSSVKRNVNTGINRKNNKCDLSTVKTVKQRKKTGSSSSAAYKKWEKAAMAGVSLVADAAEHLERTTISKETSPDRRSSDESLPSIAVTAAEKGNDPFGVLPLLPLSAGFLTQVPDTCMPPNCGKLKLQLFPIDEDTRKALEKDEHNPFLELTLSARKKISSVLEHLNRKWGKSSIASGELMLFQYDAQRGNLVGHQRWKQDTVASAADVYTVIGSPPLFRLRYGWFFPADLTLVASGMKEQTISSTTMPPLHDCHTCIHLMKPSEGQQTQIMEKNDVVPSYVDLTDDTVRYNGMDRENIIEDIAHSKSWPGKESGGEIIRGPCNDGDNPRRSNNNPASAGDWADTLSNISIGELLVDQSQAMGTNDFLSAAMDSSAFLHQIPFSCDSFDAAIAAHIYGNRDKQDPLSTQVPHASSIWDAEETCDAFSFQKIPRTPIPASFGTSRQTTDTSTMVNRSTVEELREVHHTGDNPICEVDLTNNNPSDAYKVDEYPKDLGGLTDLYWPDSLGPLDLDIPSSRYQDQDLMLGDSVSLTGLNRLIASSLDAFQNCSFFGIDKKDQPPPTTEARGTAAPFLDCKIGGEV; encoded by the exons ATGGATATGGATATGGAATTTGAGGAGGGTGTGCTGTCTGAGGGATTTTTCCAGTCCCAGAGTTTGTTAATTAAGGAGGCTGAGGCTGCTGCTGATGCTGCAACTTCACCTACATCATGCATTGTTGATCCTCAAAAGCGTGTTAGGTCGAAGGCTG TCAAAAGACCAACACGGCAATGGGCTGCTTGGACACATGAAGAGGAGCGAAGTTTCTTTACTGCACTACGACAAGTTGGCAAG AATTTTGAGAAGATCACATCCCGTGTACAAAGCAAAAACAAGGATCAG GTCAGGCATTATTATTATCGTCTTGTAAGGCGTATGAACAAGCTGTTGGGACCTGATTTCATTCTAGACGCAAGAAATTTCAAAGAAACTAATGGTGCAATGCTTCGATG GTCTGCATTGCTGGAAAAGTATAACTGTAAAGCCTCAAAGCTTCACTTGAAGCCTCGAAGGTTTAAGATTATCATCGAGGCTTTG GAGCAACAACTTTTGAAGGATCGGAAAAAGTACGTAAAGAAACGACGTACTAAGGTTGAAAAATGTTCAACTACAACTCCAGATATTGTTTCAGTACCCAACAAAGCCCCAGCAGCTGATACCGGCGCGGTTAAAGTGGTTGCTGTTGACAGCCAAAATGTTCCAAAAGGCGGTTCTGGGAGAGGGTCTTCAGTAAAGCGTAATGTGAATACTGGTATTAACCGCAAAAACAACAAATGTGACTTATCCACTGTGAAGACAGTGAAGCAACGGAAAAAAACAG GCAGCTCCTCATCTGCTGCATACAAGAAATGGGAAAAGGCTGCAATGGCTGGGGTTTCCTTGGTTGCAGATGCTGCTGAGCATTTGGAGCGGACAACCATCAGCAAAGAAACCTCCCCTGACCGAAGAAGCTCGGATGAGTCCTTACCCTCGATAGCTGTTACGGCCG CGGAAAAAGGTAATGACCCATTTGGAGTTTTACCCCTATTGCCTCTCTCAGCTGGTTTTCTAACTCAAGTTCCAGATACATGTATGCCACCGAACTGCGGGAAACTAAAATTGCAGTTGTTCCCAATTGATGAAGATACGCGAAAAGCTTTAGAAAAG GATGAACATAATCCATTCTTGGAGCTCACTTTAAGTGCTCGGAAAAAGATATCCTCAGTTCTCGAACATCTTAATCGTAAATGGGGAAAATCGAGCATAGCATCGGGAGAGTTGATGCTTTTCCAGTACGATGCTCAAAGGGGAAACTTAGTGGGACATCAAAGATGGAAACAAGATACTGTTGCCAGTGCTGCAGACGTGTATACAGTTATAGGAAGTCCTCCACTTTTCCGGCTGAG GTATGGATGGTTCTTCCCTGCAGACCTTACTTTGGTAGCATCTGGTATGAAGGAGCAGACCATAAGCTCAACTACTATGCCTCCTCTACATGATTGCCATACCTGTATTCATCTTATGAAGCCCTCGGAGGGTCAACAAACCCAAATTATGGAGAAGAACGACGTTGTACCCTCTTATGTTGATTTGACGGATGATACCGTTAGGTACAACGGCATGGATCGCGAGAACATTATTGAAGATATAGCGCATTCAAAATCATGGCCTGGAAAGGAAAGTGGCGGAGAGATTATTCGAGGACCATGCAACGATGGG GACAATCCTAGAAGAAGCAATAATAATCCAGCATCGGCTGGGGACTGGGCAGATACCCTTTCAAATATAAGCATCGGAGAACTACTAGTTGACCAATCTCAAGCAATGGGAACCAATGATTTCCTGTCAGCTGCCATGGACAGCTCTGCATTTCTTCATCAGATTCCCTTCAGCTGCGACTCTTTTGATGCTGCAATTGCTGCTCATATTTATGGTAATCGGGACAAGCAAGATCCTCTCTCTACTCAAGTGCCCCATGCTTCATCCATCTGGGATGCTGAAGAAACATGTGATGCTTTCTCATTCCAAAAGATTCCGAGAACACCCATCCCAGCTTCTTTTGGGACTTCCAGACAGACCACAGATACAAGTACAATGGTCAATAGAAGCACAGTTGAG GAATTGCGTGAAGTTCACCACACAGGTGATAACCCTATATGCGAAGTAGACCTGACAAATAACAACCCTTCTGATGCATACAAAGTAGATGAATACCCCAAGGATCTTGGTGGACTTACAGATTTATATTGG CCAGACTCTCTAGGACCATTAGATTTGGATATACCTTCATCAAGATACCAGGACCAAGATTTGATGCTTGGGGATAGTGTTAGTCTCACTGGTTTGAACCGTTTGATAGCTAGCAGTCTCGATGCATTTCAGAATTGCTCCTTTTTCGGTATAGACAAGAAAGATCAACCACCACCGACAACTGAAGCTCGAGGGACTGCAGCCCCATTTCTGGACTGTAAAATTGGTGGCGaggtttga